In the genome of Massilia sp. UMI-21, the window CGGACACGCGCGCCGCGGCGCTGGCGCGCCATGCCGCCGAGATGGCGGAGAAGGCGCGCATCGCCGAAGAGAAGGCGGCACTGAAGGCCGAAGAGGCGGCGCGCGGCAAGCGCGGCACCTGAGGCGGTCGTCTCACGCAGCTGCGCATTCAGCTGCCCATTCGGCGCGACGCGCGCGCAGCTTGAACGCGTGGGCGGCATGGCCGCCCACCCTACGACGCCCCGAACCGGAAGCTGGAAACGGTCAGCGATCCGAAGAAGTCGTCCTCGTGATACACGCAGGCCGCCGGCTCCCGTTCGGCGGCGCCCAGCGCCACCATCAGCGGCAGCAGGTGCTCCTCGCGCGGATGGGCCGCACGCGCCATCGGCGCTTCCTCCCAGCGCAGCAGCGCCGCCGTGCGCCCGGCCGGCGCCAGCGCCATCGTTTGCTGCAGCCAGCCGTCGAAGGCTTGCGAGGCCGCCGCCCCGCCTGGGCCGAACTGGCGCAGGTTGTGGAAGGACAGGCCGCTGCCCAGGATCAGCACGCCCTCGTCGCGCAGCGGCGCCAGCGCGCGGCCGGCCTCGAGGTGGGCCTGCGGGTCGAGGTCGCGCCGCAGCGACAGCTGCACCACCGGCATCGCCGCCTCCGGGTACGCCGGGTACAGCATCGAGAACGTGCCATGGTCGAAGCCGCGCCCGGCATCCAGTCCGGCCGGGTGGCCGGCCGCGTCCAGCAATACCGCGACGCG includes:
- a CDS encoding dioxygenase, encoding MRLPTYFVSHGGGPWPWMKDQVGSAYDKLAASLAAIRQAHGDAVRSVLVVSSHWETPGFMVSSGSAPGMIYDYGGFPPHTYRISYPAPGNPALATRVAVLLDAAGHPAGLDAGRGFDHGTFSMLYPAYPEAAMPVVQLSLRRDLDPQAHLEAGRALAPLRDEGVLILGSGLSFHNLRQFGPGGAAASQAFDGWLQQTMALAPAGRTAALLRWEEAPMARAAHPREEHLLPLMVALGAAEREPAACVYHEDDFFGSLTVSSFRFGAS